In Callospermophilus lateralis isolate mCalLat2 chromosome 4, mCalLat2.hap1, whole genome shotgun sequence, one genomic interval encodes:
- the Washc1 gene encoding WASH complex subunit 1: MTPLRTQHSLAGQTYSVPLIQPDLRREEAIQQVADALQYLQKVSGDIFSRISQRVELSRSQLQAIGERVSLAQAKIEKIKGSKKAIKVFSSAKYPAPERLQEYGSIFTGAQDPDLQRRPRHRIQSKHRPLDERALQEKLKYFPVCVNTKPEPEDEAEEGLGGLPSNISSVSSLLLFNTTENLYKKYVFLDPLAGAVTKTHVMLGAETEEKLFDAPLSISKREQLEQQVPENYFYVPDLGQVPEIDVPSYLPDLPGIADDLMYSADLGPGIAPSAPGAIPELPTFPTEVAEPFKADLEDGVLTAPPPPPPPPPPPPVPMVLASAPPPPPSPQTVASTSQGAREDDNSSSAPPSVPVQGAPKEVVDPSSGRATLLESIRQAGGIGKAKLRSVKERKLEKKKQKEQEQVRATSQGGDLMSDLFNKLVLRRKGISGKGPGTGASEGPGGAFARMSDSIPPLPPPQQPTGEEDEDDWES; the protein is encoded by the exons ATGACTCCTTTGAGGACCCAGCATTCCTTGGCAGGTCAGACGTACTCAGTGCCTCTCATCCAACCTGACCTGCGGCGAGAGGAAGCCATTCAACAGGTGGCAGATGCCCTGCAATACCTACAGAAAGTCTCTGGAGACATCTTTAGCAG GATCTCCCAGCGGGTAGAGTTGAGCCGGAGCCAGCTGCAGGCCATTGGGGAGAGGGTCTCCTTGGCCCAGGCTAAGATCGAGAAGATCAAGGGCAGCAAGAAGGCCATCAAG GTATTCTCCAGTGCCAAGTACCCAGCCCCAGAGCGTCTGCAGGAATACGGCTCCATCTTTACTGGGGCACAGGACCCTGATCTGCAGAGACGGCCTCGCCACAGGATCCAGAGCAAGCACCGCCCCTTGGATGAGCGGGCCCTGCAG GAAAAGCTGAAATACTTTCCTGTCTGTGTGAACACCAAGCCAGAGCCCGAGGATGAAGCTGAGGAAGGTCTTGGGGGTCTTCCAAGCAACATCAGCTCTGTCAGCTCCTTGCTGCTCTTCAACACTACTGAGAACTT GTACAAGAAGTATGTCTTCCTGGACCCCCTTGCTGGTGCTGTAACAAAGACCCATGTGATGCTTGGGGCAGAGACGGAGGAGAAGCTATTTGATGCCCCTCTGTCCATCAGCAAGAGAGAGCAGCTGGAGCAGCAG GTTCCAGAGAATTACTTCTACGTGCCAGACCTGGGCCAAGTACCCGAGATTGATGTGCCATCCTACCTGCCTGACCTGCCTGGCATTGCTGATGACCTTATGTACAGTGCTGACTTGGGGCCAGGCATTGCTCCCTCTGCCCCTGGTGCCATTCCAGAActgcccacctttcctacagaggTTGCAGAGCCTTTCAAGGCGG ACCTAGAAGATGGGGTGCTGACagcacccccaccaccaccaccgcccccaccgccacccccagTTCCTATGGTGCTTGCAAGCGCCCCTCCACCCCCACCTTCACCCCAGACTGTGGCCTCCACCAGCCAAGGTGCCAGGGAGGACGATAACAGCAGCAGCGCACCTCCTTCAG TTCCAGTCCAGGGAGCTCCCAAGGAAGTGGTTGACCCCTCCAGTGGCCGGGCCACTCTGCTGGAGTCCATCCGCCAAGCTGGGGGCATCGGCAAGGCCAAGCTGCGCAGTGTTAAAGAGCGCAAGCTGGAGAAGAAAAAACAGAAGGAGCAGGAACAAG TGAGAGCCACGAGCCAGGGTGGAGACCTGATGTCGGATCTCTTCAACAAGCTGGTCCTGAGGCGTAAAG GTATCTCCGGGAAGGGACCTGGGACTGGAGCCAGTGAGGGACCAGGAGGAGCCTTTGCGCGAATGTCAGACTCCATCCCCCCTCTGCCACCCCCACAGCAGCCAACAGGAGAGGAAGATGAGGATGACTGGGAGTCTTAG